In the Acidimicrobiales bacterium genome, one interval contains:
- a CDS encoding helix-turn-helix transcriptional regulator, translated as MNESDIYREWPPPPGWRSMVACRWQQRVEGETDHRVVPDGCADVIVSQIGDPVAVGLADRAVVHHLGSGSMLLGLRLRPEAVATFFGVPAGQLRNQDLALDEVVGSRRARRLVDSVIHGVPDPLLLAVPPRIVARALDLLGNTTVEGTAETLGLSSRHLRRLLIQHSGLGPKDHQRVMRLRRFLDNPRPLALAAATSGYADQSHLAREVKRLSGLSPTAVRSERQVHDGGLVGPAPLRRAPIR; from the coding sequence TTGAACGAATCGGACATCTACCGTGAGTGGCCGCCACCGCCTGGCTGGCGGTCCATGGTCGCGTGCCGCTGGCAACAGCGTGTCGAGGGCGAAACCGATCACCGGGTGGTGCCGGATGGGTGCGCCGACGTGATCGTCTCCCAGATCGGCGACCCTGTTGCGGTCGGGCTGGCTGACCGTGCTGTGGTCCACCACCTCGGCTCTGGGTCGATGCTGCTAGGACTGCGGTTGCGGCCCGAGGCCGTGGCAACCTTCTTCGGTGTCCCCGCCGGCCAGCTTCGCAACCAGGACCTCGCCCTTGACGAAGTCGTCGGCAGCCGGCGCGCCAGACGTCTGGTCGACTCGGTGATTCACGGGGTACCGGATCCGCTGCTGCTGGCTGTGCCACCCCGCATCGTGGCACGGGCACTTGACCTGCTGGGCAACACTACAGTGGAGGGCACAGCCGAGACCCTCGGCCTGTCGAGCCGACATCTTCGTCGCTTGCTCATCCAGCACAGCGGCCTCGGGCCCAAGGACCACCAGCGCGTGATGCGGCTTCGACGATTCCTCGACAATCCCCGCCCGCTCGCTTTGGCCGCAGCGACCAGTGGCTACGCCGACCAATCGCACCTGGCCCGAGAAGTCAAGCGCCTGTCCGGCCTCAGCCCGACGGCGGTCCGCTCGGAACGCCAAGTCCACGACGGCGGACTAGTGGGACCAGCGCCCCTCCGTCGAGCGCCCATCAGATGA